The Streptomyces vinaceus genome contains the following window.
CGGGCTCGCGGCGGGCGTGCACACCAAGGACCTGCGGCGCGCCCACCGGGTGGCCTCCCAGATCAAGGCGGGCACCGTCTGGGTGAATTGCTACAACCAGTACGACCCCTCCGTGCCGTACGGCGGCTACAAGGCCTCCGGATACGGGCGCGAGTGCGGACCGGAATCCCTGGAGAGCTACACGCAGACCAAGTCGGTCTGGATCGGCATGGACTGAGCGCCGGCCCACCGACCGACCCACCGACCGACCGAGTAGGAGCGGAAATGCGCACAGGCGTCATCGGCACCGGACGGATCGGTTCCACCCTCGCGCGGATCCTGGTGGCCGCCGGGCACGAGGTCGTGCTGGCCAACGCCCGCGGACCCCGTTCCCTCGGCCCCTTACTGGCCGAACTCGGCCCGGCGGCCTCGGCGGCGCACCCCGCCGAGGCCGCCGCACAGGCCGAACTCTCGGTGCTGATGGTGCCGTACGCGAGCGTCCGCGGACTCCTCCCGTCCGCGGCCGTGCAGGACAAGGTGCTGGTGGACGCCACGAACGCGTTCAGCGGCGGTGGGAAGCCCGCCGATCTGGGCGGCCGGGCCTCCAGCGAACTGGTCGCCGAGTGGTATCCCGGCGCCCGGGTCGTGAAATCCCTGAACACCATGCATTTCGAGACTCTCGCCGTCGCCGGCACAGCGGAGGGCGAACGCCTGGCCCATTTCACGGCGGGCGACGACGAGAAGGCGAAGGAAATCGTCGCGGGAATCATCGCGGATTTGGGATTCGCTCCCGTCGACACCGGCCCGCTGCACTCCGGAGGAATTCTCCAGCAGCCCGGCGGGCCCCTTTTCAACCGGCCGCTCACGGAAGCGCAGGCGCTGGCATGGATCTCTCACTGAACGTGAACGGAAGACCCGAGCAGTTCGCGGCGGAGCCGAACGAACTGCTCGTCGAACGGCTCCGCGACGGCCTCGGGCTGACCGGCACCAAGGTCGGCTGCGACACCGGACAGTGCGGCACCTGCGTCGTCCAGCTCGACGGACGCTCCGTCAAGAGCTGCCTGGTCCTCACCGCCTCCGCCGCGGGCTCCCGCGTGACCACCATCGAGGGGGTCACCACCCGCGGCGGCGAACTCAGCGGCCTCCAGGAGGCCCTGCGCCAGGAGCACGGGACCCAGTGCGGGTTCTGCACCCCCGGCATGGTCATGGCCCTCGGCGAACTCGTCGAGAACACCGCCGACCGCGAGGCGCCCACCGAGCCCGAGATCCGCGAGTGGCTCACCGGCAACCTGTGCCGCTGCACCGGCTACCACAGCGTCGTACGCGGTGTGCAGCGCGCCTGCTCCGCCGCCCGGACCGAGATACCCGAGGAGATCAGCGGCGCCGCCGCCGTCTCCGCGCCCGGCGGGCCCGGGCCCGAGCCGGCGTCCGTGCCGGCCTCCGCGTCGGCGTCCGGCCAGGAGGTGTGAGGGAGATGACCGCAGTGACGGGGGAGGCACCCCTCCAGGGATCGGGCCTGCTCGGCCAGCCGCTGGACGCCCGCGAGGATCCGCAGCTGCTGCGCGGCGAGGCGGTGTACGTGGGCGACATCAACCTGCCCGGCACCGCCCACATGGCGATCCTCGGCAGCCCGGTGGCCCACGCGAAGATCCTCTCCATCGAGACCAAGGCCGCGGAGCAGATGCCCGGCGTGCTGAAGGTGGCCACCGCGGCCGACTTCACCGACGTGATGCCGCTGCCCTGCATCTGGATCCCCGGCGGGGTCGAGAGCCACTTCCCGCCCCACCCGTACGGACTCCCCGGCGCCCGCCCGGTCCTGACCGGCGACGCCGTCCGGCACGTCGGCGACCCCATCGCCGTGGTCGTCGCCGAGACCCCGCGCCAGGCAGCCGCCGCGCTGGCCGCCATCGCCGTCGAGTACGAACCGCTGCCCGTGGTCACCCGGGCCGACGCGGCACTCGCCGAGGGCGCGCCCCAGCTGCACGAGGCCGTACCGGGCAACCTGAACGCGTACTGGACCTGCGGC
Protein-coding sequences here:
- a CDS encoding NADPH-dependent F420 reductase; amino-acid sequence: MRTGVIGTGRIGSTLARILVAAGHEVVLANARGPRSLGPLLAELGPAASAAHPAEAAAQAELSVLMVPYASVRGLLPSAAVQDKVLVDATNAFSGGGKPADLGGRASSELVAEWYPGARVVKSLNTMHFETLAVAGTAEGERLAHFTAGDDEKAKEIVAGIIADLGFAPVDTGPLHSGGILQQPGGPLFNRPLTEAQALAWISH
- a CDS encoding (2Fe-2S)-binding protein; protein product: MDLSLNVNGRPEQFAAEPNELLVERLRDGLGLTGTKVGCDTGQCGTCVVQLDGRSVKSCLVLTASAAGSRVTTIEGVTTRGGELSGLQEALRQEHGTQCGFCTPGMVMALGELVENTADREAPTEPEIREWLTGNLCRCTGYHSVVRGVQRACSAARTEIPEEISGAAAVSAPGGPGPEPASVPASASASGQEV